In Horticoccus luteus, the following proteins share a genomic window:
- a CDS encoding DUF4256 domain-containing protein has protein sequence MKSVKAPKELTAKQRDELLATLQTRFEKNPTRHTAVDWKKVLSRLLAHPEKLWSLAEMERTGGEPDVVGHDKKSGEVLFMDCSPQSPEPRANLCYDRAALDGRKKFPPKGCATELAAAMGIEILDEAQYHALQQLGEFDTKRSSWLRTPDDVRQLGGALFGDRRFGRVFIYHNGADSYYSGRGFRGALKV, from the coding sequence ATGAAAAGCGTGAAGGCCCCGAAAGAACTGACTGCCAAACAACGCGACGAACTGCTCGCCACGTTGCAGACCCGCTTCGAAAAAAATCCCACCCGCCACACGGCCGTGGATTGGAAAAAGGTCCTGTCTCGCCTCCTCGCGCACCCCGAAAAACTCTGGTCCCTCGCCGAGATGGAGCGCACGGGCGGCGAACCCGACGTCGTCGGCCACGACAAGAAATCCGGAGAGGTTCTCTTCATGGACTGTTCGCCGCAGAGCCCTGAGCCGCGCGCCAATCTTTGCTACGACCGCGCGGCGCTCGACGGCCGGAAAAAATTCCCGCCGAAGGGCTGCGCCACGGAACTGGCCGCCGCCATGGGCATCGAGATCCTCGACGAGGCCCAGTATCACGCCCTGCAACAGCTCGGAGAATTCGACACCAAACGATCGAGCTGGCTCAGAACGCCCGACGACGTCCGCCAGCTCGGCGGCGCGCTCTTCGGCGATCGCCGTTTCGGTCGCGTTTTCATCTATCACAACGGCGCGGACTCCTACTACAGCGGCCGCGGCTTCCGGGGCGCGCTCAAGGTCTGA
- a CDS encoding DHA2 family efflux MFS transporter permease subunit, with the protein MLSPIAQRLAERDVLKWVIAITAALGAILEVIDTSIVNVAMPDIQGNLGATLAEVGWISTGYACANVVMIPLTAWLGHRFGRRQYLVFSLAGFTAASVLCGLSTSLMMLIVARVLQGFCGGGLLAKAQSILFETFSRKEQPAAQALFGIGVIAGPAFGPLLGGYLTDTFGWRSIFFINLPIGIFAIAMTIVFLPRDVVGDLLRKSVDWLGIGLLAVTLGCFQTMLEEGQQDDWFASRFILTMAAGAIVGLVFFVWRELTTEYPAVDLRVLRHRSLAAGSLYSLVLGMGLYGVIFAVPIFVQNYLHFTAMQSGLLLMPGGLASAVMMVIMGKVSGRVDPRALIACGALTTVATALLLAQINPDTGTNSLFLPLVLRGLGSVMMFLPLSLATLGSLPQRDIAAGSGFYNLTRQMGSSIGIALITTVLAHREAVHRSVLVEHITTANPATAQRMNMLAGAFAQHSADPVATHQQAWSAIDHLVSGQALLLSFADVFLYVAIAFIATLPLLFLLGKGGNKAAAAAAH; encoded by the coding sequence CTGCTGTCGCCGATCGCGCAGCGGCTGGCGGAGCGCGATGTTTTGAAGTGGGTGATTGCGATCACGGCGGCACTCGGCGCGATCCTGGAAGTGATCGACACGAGCATCGTGAATGTCGCGATGCCTGACATTCAGGGCAATCTGGGCGCCACGCTCGCGGAGGTGGGATGGATTTCAACGGGCTATGCGTGCGCCAACGTCGTCATGATTCCGCTGACGGCGTGGCTGGGGCATCGGTTTGGTCGTCGGCAATACCTGGTTTTCTCACTCGCGGGGTTCACGGCGGCGTCGGTGTTATGCGGGCTGTCGACCTCGTTGATGATGTTGATTGTGGCGCGGGTGCTGCAGGGATTCTGCGGCGGCGGTTTGCTGGCGAAGGCGCAGTCGATCCTGTTCGAGACGTTTTCGCGCAAGGAGCAGCCGGCGGCGCAGGCGTTGTTTGGCATCGGCGTGATCGCGGGGCCGGCGTTCGGGCCACTGCTGGGCGGCTATCTGACGGATACGTTTGGGTGGCGCTCGATCTTCTTCATCAACCTGCCGATTGGCATTTTCGCGATCGCCATGACGATCGTGTTTCTGCCGCGCGATGTGGTGGGCGACTTGTTGCGGAAGAGCGTGGACTGGCTGGGCATCGGGTTGCTGGCGGTGACGCTGGGCTGCTTTCAAACGATGCTCGAAGAAGGGCAGCAGGACGACTGGTTTGCCTCGCGCTTCATCCTGACCATGGCGGCGGGCGCCATCGTGGGCCTGGTCTTTTTCGTGTGGCGGGAACTGACGACGGAATATCCGGCCGTGGATCTGCGGGTGTTGCGACACCGATCGCTGGCGGCGGGCAGCCTCTATTCGCTCGTGTTGGGGATGGGACTTTACGGCGTGATTTTTGCAGTGCCGATTTTCGTGCAAAATTACCTGCATTTCACGGCAATGCAGAGTGGGTTGCTGCTCATGCCGGGCGGTTTGGCGTCGGCGGTGATGATGGTGATCATGGGCAAGGTTTCCGGTCGCGTGGATCCGCGTGCGTTGATCGCCTGCGGGGCGTTGACGACGGTGGCGACGGCATTGCTGCTCGCGCAGATCAATCCCGATACGGGCACGAACTCGCTGTTTCTCCCGCTCGTGCTGCGCGGACTCGGCAGCGTGATGATGTTTCTGCCGCTTAGTCTCGCGACCCTCGGGTCGCTGCCGCAGCGCGATATCGCGGCGGGGTCCGGATTCTATAATCTCACTCGCCAGATGGGCAGCAGCATCGGCATCGCCCTCATCACGACGGTGCTCGCGCATCGCGAAGCGGTGCATCGCTCCGTGCTGGTGGAACACATCACGACGGCCAATCCGGCGACCGCACAACGCATGAACATGCTGGCGGGCGCGTTCGCGCAACATTCGGCCGATCCGGTGGCCACGCATCAGCAGGCGTGGAGCGCGATCGATCACTTGGTGAGCGGCCAGGCGCTCCTGCTCTCGTTTGCCGATGTCTTTCTCTACGTCGCCATCGCTTTCATCGCCACTCTGCCGCTGCTTTTCCTGCTCGGCAAAGGCGGCAACAAGGCGGCCGCGGCGGCGGCGCACTAA
- a CDS encoding epoxyqueuosine reductase QueH: protein MSGSSFNRPKLELPHGHQKVLLHSCCAPCSGEVMEAIRASGIDYTIYFYNPNIHPREEYELRKQENIRFAEKEGVPFVDADYDTDNWFARAKGLEWEPERGARCTMCFDMRFDRTALYAHENGFPVITSCLGLSRWKDMDQINASGERVAAKYPGITYWTYNWRKLGGANRMVEIAKREQFYQQEYCGCVYSLRDTNKWRMDHGRERIARGEKFYGVADGEPAGGSGKDGHSAGPADA, encoded by the coding sequence ATGTCAGGTTCATCGTTCAATCGTCCGAAACTGGAGTTGCCGCACGGGCACCAGAAGGTGTTGCTGCATTCGTGTTGCGCGCCCTGTTCCGGCGAGGTGATGGAGGCGATCCGCGCCTCGGGCATCGACTACACGATCTACTTTTACAACCCGAACATCCATCCGCGGGAGGAATACGAGTTGCGCAAGCAGGAGAACATCCGCTTTGCCGAAAAGGAAGGCGTGCCCTTTGTCGACGCCGACTACGACACCGACAACTGGTTTGCCCGCGCCAAAGGTTTGGAGTGGGAGCCGGAGCGGGGCGCCCGGTGCACGATGTGTTTCGATATGCGGTTCGATCGCACGGCGCTCTATGCGCATGAAAACGGGTTTCCCGTGATCACGAGCTGCCTCGGCCTTTCACGGTGGAAGGATATGGATCAGATCAACGCGAGCGGCGAACGCGTGGCGGCCAAATATCCCGGGATCACCTATTGGACTTACAACTGGCGGAAGCTCGGGGGCGCGAACCGGATGGTCGAGATCGCGAAGCGCGAACAGTTTTACCAACAGGAATACTGCGGCTGTGTGTATTCGCTGCGCGACACGAACAAGTGGCGCATGGATCACGGCCGGGAGCGGATCGCGCGCGGCGAGAAGTTTTACGGCGTCGCCGACGGTGAGCCGGCGGGTGGATCGGGCAAGGACGGCCATTCGGCCGGACCAGCGGACGCGTGA
- a CDS encoding VOC family protein, giving the protein MITYQEIAFTAYPVTDIARARKFYEGILGLKPNAPVKPDAKFIEYNIGSGCLAIGSSPNWPPSNDGPSSALEVTDFDAAVATLRQHKVEFVIGPMDTPMCFMATVRDPDGNRLTLHHRKSG; this is encoded by the coding sequence ATGATCACCTACCAGGAAATCGCCTTTACCGCCTACCCCGTCACCGACATCGCCCGCGCCCGAAAATTCTACGAAGGCATCCTCGGCCTCAAGCCGAACGCGCCCGTGAAACCGGATGCCAAGTTCATCGAATACAACATCGGCAGCGGCTGCCTCGCCATCGGATCGTCACCTAACTGGCCGCCGTCCAACGACGGTCCTTCGAGTGCGCTCGAAGTGACGGATTTCGACGCCGCGGTTGCCACGCTCCGCCAACATAAAGTGGAATTTGTGATCGGGCCGATGGATACACCGATGTGTTTCATGGCCACGGTTCGCGATCCCGACGGCAATCGGCTCACGTTGCACCACCGTAAATCCGGCTGA
- a CDS encoding HlyD family secretion protein, with product MNAATLPPPAPRAATPVPSSTHPALHRRTRRVKKYWKPVLGIVVGLAIVAWVSHVLIHVYHYEKTDDAYITGHVHQVSAQVAGRVQTVLVDDNDDVKAGQVLARLDPLEFQIGAQKAAAALAQAKAQLDQAHAGVAQAVAAATEAKARVSQATAQQAQTQAQLGLAKLTLARNEQLFSNGGAITQADLDNARSGFAAAQAAQAANEANLAAARAGVGSAAAAQTVAQAQVEAAQASVAAAEAAGRDAQRQLDYATVVAPAAGRIGNKAVEPGNRVQAGQTLFNLAQADVWIVANFKETQLPLMKPGQAVDITVDALPDHDLHGTVDSLAPATGAQFALLPADNATGNFNKVVQRVPVKIVLDHAAVERLGARLRPGLSVIVDVRVR from the coding sequence ATGAATGCTGCCACTCTTCCTCCTCCGGCGCCCCGCGCTGCGACTCCCGTGCCTTCGTCCACGCATCCGGCGCTGCATCGCCGCACCCGCCGGGTGAAGAAATATTGGAAGCCCGTGCTCGGGATCGTCGTCGGGCTCGCGATCGTCGCATGGGTGAGCCACGTGTTGATTCACGTCTATCATTACGAGAAGACCGACGATGCCTACATCACCGGGCATGTGCACCAAGTGAGCGCGCAAGTGGCCGGTCGCGTGCAGACCGTGCTGGTGGATGACAACGACGACGTGAAGGCGGGCCAGGTGCTGGCGAGGCTTGATCCGCTGGAGTTTCAGATCGGCGCGCAAAAGGCGGCCGCCGCGCTGGCGCAGGCGAAGGCGCAGCTTGACCAGGCGCACGCGGGCGTGGCGCAAGCCGTGGCGGCGGCGACCGAGGCGAAGGCGCGGGTGAGCCAGGCCACCGCGCAACAGGCGCAGACCCAGGCGCAACTCGGCCTCGCGAAGCTCACGCTGGCGCGCAACGAGCAGTTGTTCAGCAACGGCGGCGCGATCACGCAGGCGGATCTGGACAATGCGCGCAGTGGCTTCGCCGCGGCGCAGGCCGCGCAGGCCGCCAACGAGGCCAATCTCGCCGCCGCGCGCGCCGGCGTAGGCTCGGCGGCTGCCGCGCAAACGGTGGCGCAGGCGCAAGTGGAGGCGGCGCAGGCGAGCGTGGCGGCCGCCGAGGCCGCAGGGCGGGATGCGCAACGACAGCTCGACTACGCGACGGTGGTCGCGCCCGCGGCGGGACGCATCGGCAACAAGGCCGTCGAGCCGGGCAACCGCGTGCAGGCCGGCCAGACGTTGTTCAATCTCGCGCAAGCCGATGTGTGGATCGTGGCGAATTTCAAGGAAACGCAGTTGCCGTTGATGAAGCCGGGGCAGGCGGTCGACATCACGGTGGATGCGCTGCCCGACCACGATTTGCACGGGACGGTCGACAGCCTCGCACCCGCGACCGGCGCGCAATTTGCGTTGCTGCCCGCGGACAACGCCACGGGCAATTTCAACAAGGTCGTGCAGCGTGTGCCTGTGAAAATCGTGCTCGATCACGCGGCGGTGGAGCGGCTGGGCGCGCGGTTGCGACCGGGCCTCTCGGTGATCGTCGACGTGCGCGTGCGGTAA